In Flavobacterium gelatinilyticum, a genomic segment contains:
- a CDS encoding ABC transporter ATP-binding protein translates to METTIVRVEDLSHQYSKDWAIQNISFEIKENRILGLLGSNGAGKSTTMNILCGVLNQTKGNIFIDGINLKENPVEAKKLIGFLPQTPPLHLDLTVDEYLIHCAQLRLVPKENLRNAVEKAKEKCGISHFSHRLIKNLSGGYRQRVGIAQAIIHEPKLVVLDEPTNGLDPNQILEVRNLIKKIAQDKAVIFSSHILSEVQATCQDIRMIENGHMVFSDTLDAFNNYIEADKLTASFENPPAVEAFKEISEITEAVYLTPKKVQITFSGSQEIAEKIVAASVHNNWKLREIQFEKVSLDEIFAQLSKKAPSKNAILS, encoded by the coding sequence ATGGAAACAACAATTGTAAGAGTTGAGGACTTGTCGCATCAATACAGTAAGGATTGGGCAATACAAAATATTAGTTTTGAAATCAAAGAAAACAGGATTCTAGGTCTTCTAGGATCAAATGGAGCTGGAAAATCTACTACGATGAATATTCTCTGCGGGGTTTTAAACCAAACCAAAGGGAACATTTTTATTGATGGAATTAATCTGAAAGAAAACCCGGTTGAAGCCAAAAAACTAATTGGTTTTTTGCCTCAAACCCCACCACTTCATCTTGATTTAACAGTCGATGAATATCTGATTCATTGTGCACAATTAAGATTGGTGCCAAAAGAAAACTTAAGAAATGCTGTAGAAAAAGCAAAGGAAAAATGCGGCATTTCGCATTTCAGTCATCGCTTGATTAAAAACTTATCTGGAGGTTACAGACAGCGTGTTGGAATTGCGCAGGCTATTATTCATGAACCAAAATTGGTAGTTCTTGATGAACCAACAAACGGATTAGATCCAAATCAGATTTTAGAGGTTAGAAATTTAATTAAGAAAATAGCCCAAGACAAAGCTGTGATATTTTCTTCTCATATTCTTTCTGAAGTTCAGGCAACCTGCCAGGATATCAGAATGATTGAAAATGGCCACATGGTTTTTTCTGATACGCTTGACGCTTTTAACAATTATATCGAAGCTGATAAATTAACTGCAAGTTTTGAAAATCCGCCGGCTGTTGAGGCATTCAAAGAAATTTCGGAAATAACAGAAGCTGTTTACCTAACTCCTAAAAAAGTCCAAATTACTTTCAGCGGCTCACAGGAAATTGCTGAAAAAATTGTAGCCGCCAGTGTTCACAACAACTGGAAACTTCGTGAAATTCAATTTGAAAAAGTTTCATTAGACGAAATCTTTGCCCAATTATCTAAAAAAGCCCCATCTAAAAACGCTATTCTTTCTTAA